The region CAATACCTGTGGTGTCTTCATCACCTCGAGGAACTTACCGCTGAGTTTAACATCCTCGGTTATGTTTAACATCCTCTGTAATGATAGTGGCAACTGATATGCCAGATCCTTTTTATTGTCATCAAATCATTATGTTATATAATTGCTGTAAAGTTAATAATCAAAATAGCGACGAAATCAAGCGGGAACAACTTTAAACACGGCGACACGATAGAAACGCAAGGCAAGTATAAaagtttctttggtttttattcatttccatCCGTAATACAGTAAAGTAAACTTAGTTTCTCTTGCCTAACAGAGGGTACGCGGCAAAGGCAAATCTTTGCATTAAATACAGATTAAAGGAGGGCGGAGGGGGAGGCCAAACATGGAAAGGATTGGAGTTACACCGTACCAGCGCCGATGGGTTGTGCCGTTTGGTAGTAAACGCTGGAAGAAGGAGCAGCTGTAACGGTTACATATGTGGTGATCATACAGTCTAATTACGGGAAACATGTTAACATAGTGGTGATCATTGGAGGAAGGGAAGAGTTTTTCGATATCTCCATTGTTCAGTCGCCGATCGCTCATTGCAATGCACAGCAGCACGAACGACCCTCCAGCTCGCTCCGAAGATGATCGTCGGCGGTGACTGTTGGGAGTTCTTGCTGGTCTGGGCGGTAAGGCTCACTTGTTCGACCCGCTCCGCACGGACTCGATTTCCTCCTTGATGAGCTCGATCTTTTCGGCATAGTTTTTCTGGATTTCCTGGAATTTGAGGAAGAAGAATCCTTTCAATTGGAATTTTGTTTAGAAGATGGCCATTTCAAATGAATTCGATGATAGAaaaagatagatagagagagaggcagagataCGATCGTGTGGAGAGGATCACGAGGGAGGATAAGAAAAGCGGATATGAAAGCAGGATCATGTACCACAACGCACAAGGACAAGCGAACATACACACGGGAATCCATACTGACGACACAACAATACACGGGTGGTAACGGAGAGCGAGGATTAAACAGAGATTCACCCATATCGGATCTCGTGGATGAACCGGAGGTCAGGAGGCGAACAGCGAACAGAACAGCACAAAGTAAGGGGACAGGAAAAATGTGGCGGTAAGTGAGCACTGATCTTCAAAGCTTTGTAGGAACAGGAGTGGAGCGGTGCTCGGGAATGGAACTACTTCCTACATGAGGTGCGAAGGATCAAACCGTGGAGGCGCACCTTACCTCACCGCTACAACTGTGCTGTTGCTTATTTACATTGTAGAACTAGCTATCGTTATCATAGATGTGAAGTGATATtaacagacacacaagcgAGTATGTGCAAAAAGACAGTAGTTTTTAGTAGCGCACGGATTGGTGAGAGACACTCCGCGGACAGACAGTGACTGAGACAGTGACTCTTGGTGGAGTGGATCATATTCATTGCTTTGTATGGGCAAGTTTTTTCAAGCATGGAAAATCTATGCCAGCTCGTTGCGCCGTTTTCTGAAAGtgtgaaaagaagagagaaagatagatacagagagaaagaaaaagaagaaatagagagagagtaatgtgcaacaaatgaaacattgaaacacaACGAACAAGAACTGAGAATCATCGCAATTCGGAAGCcgttgccttttttgtggaGATGCTGGAATGATGTCTGCTGATTTCCATCTTCGTACTAACATCTACGACGAATTTTGGCGAGCACGATTCTATAGCTGAGCTGAATAACATAGGCTTGCAACATAATAACCGAGAAGCTGAGCGATTTAGCGATTGAActaatttcattcaaaagatttgtgtttttatttttattaaattttgcaAATTTAATTATACAAGCATTATATTAAAAAGCATTTGCTCATgtaaaaacaatgaaattgaGTGAAGAACAAGCTCTTACGGAATGAGCACTGCAACTCTTCATTTTACATAACTGAACATCATTGAAATGTGAACATTGAATGAGTGaagttgtttgatttttgttgcTTGATACACGCTAAACATTACACATTTACATACAATCTGGTAACAACTTATTAACGCCAGTAACAGAATTATCATGAATTGTACACGCGACAATTTCCTCAATCTTCATAAAACCCTCAAAATGGTCACCATCAATTCCTTTCCATACCGCAGCCGCACCTACTGATGATCTCACTGTAAGTGTTTGATTCATCGGAGGAAATAATTTACGAAAGATGGACGCCAACCACTCATGATGAAATCGTATCCCTTTGCCCCACAAGTGCGACCCACAGCGACTGTGGGGTTTTCCGGTGAAAATATCTTTTTTCGAATCACCGGATGAGGCAAATCATACACGTCTCGCCCACTTCTCAACCCGGCACGGTGCCAATACAACAGAAGAagacaaaataaaataccgaGACGCACACGGTGCTGTTGACCGCGCGGtgaagctgatgatgctgacgggGGTCGACGATTAATGGCCACCTCGTGGCAACAGCCAACACTCTAGTGTCGGGCGAGCGTTGGCGGATAATACTTCTTCAGATAGTATGCGTACAGCAGGTAGTGCACTTATCGGTGCCTGGTTTTGTGCGTGCATGtagtgagtgagcgaaagTAGTGCGAAAGAAGTAACGAGCTAAGCTAACCCCAATGAGGCAACAGAAAGAAGCAgatagcaacaacaatgaaTTATGTGCAGCTAAGAACGGCATAAGCAGCAGCTATATAATTGGCAGTTTACTACCGCGGAAGCCACTAGAAGCGAAGTTGTTGGGTGAAGCCGGTTGTTGTGCCGGCTGCCAAACTAACCTTGAAGAGATCGAGCTGTGTGGTGTACTCCTCGCGCAGATCGTTGTACATCTTTTGCGACACGGCCAGCTTCTTCTCGAGCAGTGTCTGCCGTTCGCGCTCCGCCTTCATCTTGGCGTCGATGTTCTCGAACCGGGTCTGTAGCTGCTCGTGCTCCATGTTGCGAATGCTCAGCATGTCCTTCGTGACCGTTACCACTTCCTTGATGTTTTCGATCTGGTTCTGCAGCGCCTTGATCTGCATGTCCTGCGTTTTGACCGTTTTCGTACGCTCGAACAGCAGCTCCTTCGCCTTGTTCATCACCTCCTCGTgcttctccttcagcttcttgACCTCCTGCGGATCGGGCCGGGAAGCAGCGCCGGTATGTGCCAGCACCTCACCCTCGAGCTGGCTCACCTTCGACTTGAGGATGTCGTTTTCCagcgtcttcttcttcagctcgcTCTCCAGATCCTCTATCCGCTCGTTGGAGTTCTTCGTCGGCGACAGTTCACACTCGAGCTGCGTTACCTTCGCCCGCAGGATGTCACTCTCGATCGTGCGCTTCTTCAGCTCGTTCTCCAGCTCGCTGATGCGATCGGTCGATTcctgtgtcgtcgtcggttcgtcCTCGGCCTGGTTCAGCTTCGACTTCAGGATGTCGTTCTGGATCTTCAGGTTGCGGATCTCCTTCTGCAGCTCCTCGATCTTCTCGTTCGCCGGACTATCGGCCAACGGTACCCgctccagctgctccaccTTCGACCGCAGAATGTCGTTCTCGAtggtcttcttcttcagctcctgCTCGAGCGTCTCGATTTTGTACGTACTGGCGCCACTGTTGGCACTCTTGCTCTCCAACTCCGTCAGCTTGGAGCGCAGTATCTGGCTCTCGGTCGTACTCTTCTTCAATCCCTTGCGCAGCTCCTCGATCTGCTCACTGTTCGAGTCCTGCGTAGCGTTCGATTCCTTCTCGAACATCTGCATCTTCGCCCGCAGCATATTGCCCTCGGTCGTGCTCTTCTTCAGACCCTTCTCTAGCTCCTCAATCCGCTCCGTCGATTCGTCATCCTCCCGCGTAGCCGCATCACTCTCCACCTGGATCACCTTTGCACGCAGAATGTCCACCTCGATCTTGTACTTTTTCACCTGCTTCTCGAGATCCCGAATACGCTCATTCGTCTCCTGGGCGGACGAGGGTGCACTTTCAAACTGGCGCAGCTTCGACCGCAGGATGTCACTTTcgatgttcttcttcttcagctcccGCTCCAGCTCCCCGTTACGCTCCGATGCCTCGTGATCCCCTTCGAGATCCTTCACCATCTCCTTCAACACCACACTCTCCGTACGCTGCAGACCGCGCACCAACTCGTCAATCTTTTCCTGCGCCTCCGGTGTCTGCGGTTCGCTTTCCACCTCGGTCAGCTTACCGCGCAGGATACCGTTCTCGATGATGCgcttcttcagctccttctccAGCTGCTTCACCCGTTCGTTCAGATCCTGGGTGGCCTGGGGGCTTGTTTCCGAATGCGACAGCTTCGATCGCAGTATATCCAACTCCATGGTTTTGCGCTTTAGCTCCTTCTCCAGCGTTTCGATCTTTTCACTCGAGGCCGCATTGTTGGACGGCACCTGCTCCAACTTGCCGACCTTTGCCCGCACAATATCACACTcgatcgttttcttcttcagaTCCTTCTCCAGATTTTTGTTCTTATCCTTCACATCCTCCAGCTCCGTCTCGAGCCGATTGATTTTGCTGAGAAAGTCCTTCTCCAACCACGCATCGAAATTGCTCATATCGTCCAGGTCCGACATCTTTGAGTGGCGGTTCGTGCGACCACGACGGAGTATGAACGGGTGAAGGTCCGCGATCTGTCCGCCTTTAAGGCTCTTGCACTAACCAGTCACTTCTGGTCACCGATACACACCGGCTAGACCCCTTTTTCCGGCGCACGCACGTGAACCCGCGCACAAACGCGTGCGCACTCACCCGCACGGAGATCGTCCGTTACGAGAATGCGACCCACGAATAAAACCGCACCAACGTCTCGTCCGGACGAAGGAGCCCGGGCAGGAGGTGGCGTAGCGTGGCGTAGCGAAATTCCTTTGCACTCACTCACGGCACTTGTCGTCTTGGCAAGGCACGCACGAGCCGCGACTAGCAATGGCGGTGAGGAACCGTCGAGAGCCAAGTGAAAAATTCCTTCCTGTTATAGGCCCGGTACCGGTCCACTTGTAGCACCAGCTCGAGTAGGATGatggaaatgtttttctcAAATGTTTTCTACTATCACTATGGTGACTGTCCTGTCCGGTGTCCGTGAAGACGCGATCACGCACTGCACTTGAGAACCGTTCGGAACGTAGTATTCTGGACGAAATTGTTGTTTCCTCCCCGGGGTATTTTTGCTCACAAATTTCCTTAAATTCACTCGTGTATTCTCAACACGGAACGAATGGTACAAGACGTGCGacagaaccaaccaactgcTAGCGACTGGGTTCGGCATTGCGGAGCACTTTCCGTTGCTCCGAAGCGGCGAGCGAGAATCCGAATCATCCCCGTCGCGGACCGTCGTCCCGAGGGTAGTGCGCCTGCGTTAACCAGCACGGACATTTCGCATTCACAAGGATCACCAGTGGGACCGGGTGTGTGAGGCTTGGAGGAGGACGCATCATAGAGCCACGAcaagacccccccccccccctctttcccATCTCCTATGCTCTGTTGAGCGCAACAGAATGCAACAGGTTCTGCCAGAGTTTCCCCCTCCCACTCCCCACCCACAGGCCGATCACAAAATGATTGAGAAACGGGCCGCCAGCGTTGGGTTACCGGCTCGCGGCGGAACTATACGACATCCCGACTGTGTATGTGAATTGGCGGGCGTGAAAAGCCGAGAAAATCTATTTTTGTGAAGCCGAGAGAAGCACACCgtgcgtgccagccagcctgcgtGCAGGAACGGCCACATatgacgaccaccaccaccatcaactagctcgctctctctctgtttcgttcgtcgtcgctcgaagtcgatcgatcggatcgccGGTCTAGATTGTCTTTTGGATCCGGCCACCCTACAATGGTATACATTTTACCGCCTCGGAATGTCTTCCTGGTGTTGCAAAGGGTTAATCACCGATTCTCCATTAACTCGATGGAGCCACGGGAATGGAGTGATCATGTACATGTCTGATCGTTAgaaccatcatcacaatcCATCACGATCCGACAGGAAGCTGGTTCTCTAGGGAACCGGGCAGTAACCTACTCCGGGACCTTTTTACAATACACCAGAGGCCACCAGAGTGCTCCCGTTGACCACATTACAGGAATCCAATGCCGCTGTTTAGTGCCACCGCGCTACTGCCACCAGGTTGCCGGGTTATTTATAGGATCGCTCAgccgttcttccttcttctggtgTAGTAGGCCGCGTAacttcgtttgcttcgttccTGTTGAACGTGGTCGTGTcgtaagagagcgagaaggcgCATACCGCGATCCGGAGCAATCCGTTGCAACCGccctttccaccaccgccgccctTTCCTTTTGCCAGTTCGCCTGACGGACTGGTGTAATGTTGGAATGGCCTCATTTCCTTTCGAGTCACACGAACACAAACCAAGTGCTTGCCAACTCCCCCAAGCAATTTGGTAAACGGAaatatcaccatcatcggccggCCTTAGGCTTGTCTGGCGGTCAATGCAAAGAAAACTGCGGGCTCTTCTCACTTTGGCAAGCGGACAACATACTAATCCCAAGGGATTCTGTAAAATTGCCTGTTACCGTGTCGTACCAAGGAACACCACAAGCGGCTTCTTGAATTTCATTAACAGGAAGAACGCAGGCTGGTAACGTGGCGTGTGCCCTTCATGTCGATAATTATAGAGGTGCGCGTGTCGAATGGGAACtcacgtgcagcagcatagatATAATACGCACTATAAGGTTTGTAATAGCAATCCATTCATTGACAAGTTGATTGATcgtattgatttttttaaaactaacTCCTCATCCCTAACTACTAGGATCACTGACTAAGTCGTCCGTCTTCAAACAATATAATCGAACATATAGTTTCTATACATTTAAGTACTTCAAAGCCATACCAATGCATAAGTTGATCAATCGCTGTCGCCATGTGTTTATGATGATCCGAAAATGGCCATCATCCTTTCTGTAGATCGTCTTAAGATTTGGTTTCCGGGTCAAGAATCTTAAGACAAACAACATCGGCACAAACGACCACTACGGCACCGtaaagatggatggattttaGTGGTCGTTCAAAGGGCATGGTTCCCGGTCACCGGTCTTGCTCAGTGACACAAACAGGGAGTCCGGGGAAGGGAGGATTGGGCGACCAAATGCCGCAATATAGGGCAGTGGTGCAGTTGGGTAAAAATAAACCCCCTGCTATTGTAGGCGGTGGTATGCGATGTGCAACGTGACTATAAACAAACCCCCGTTGCAACGgagttgcagtttttttgttgttgttggatatCGACTCCAAAATTTTTGGAGTATACCGCACATCCCACATGATCACGCTTCCAATTCTGCAGTTGGATCAACGTTAGAGGTGGACgtttat is a window of Anopheles aquasalis chromosome 2, idAnoAquaMG_Q_19, whole genome shotgun sequence DNA encoding:
- the LOC126579896 gene encoding girdin, encoding MSDLDDMSNFDAWLEKDFLSKINRLETELEDVKDKNKNLEKDLKKKTIECDIVRAKVGKLEQVPSNNAASSEKIETLEKELKRKTMELDILRSKLSHSETSPQATQDLNERVKQLEKELKKRIIENGILRGKLTEVESEPQTPEAQEKIDELVRGLQRTESVVLKEMVKDLEGDHEASERNGELERELKKKNIESDILRSKLRQFESAPSSAQETNERIRDLEKQVKKYKIEVDILRAKVIQVESDAATREDDESTERIEELEKGLKKSTTEGNMLRAKMQMFEKESNATQDSNSEQIEELRKGLKKSTTESQILRSKLTELESKSANSGASTYKIETLEQELKKKTIENDILRSKVEQLERVPLADSPANEKIEELQKEIRNLKIQNDILKSKLNQAEDEPTTTQESTDRISELENELKKRTIESDILRAKVTQLECELSPTKNSNERIEDLESELKKKTLENDILKSKVSQLEGEVLAHTGAASRPDPQEVKKLKEKHEEVMNKAKELLFERTKTVKTQDMQIKALQNQIENIKEVVTVTKDMLSIRNMEHEQLQTRFENIDAKMKAERERQTLLEKKLAVSQKMYNDLREEYTTQLDLFKEIQKNYAEKIELIKEEIESVRSGSNK